Proteins from one Pseudomonas sp. KBS0710 genomic window:
- a CDS encoding magnesium transporter CorA family protein — MIQRFELIEGKLCKADKDDAAIMLFNNPDAAEREWLREQHKLDEHALASALDPDEVSRIEFHPDNLFLIWKRPENYSGGGSLMFEVASCGLLFSPGRLLVIATDDTSLAGLGARRPLHTPLDVLLDLLLNNIHHYLGHLKVIKLVARELQQQFNASMSNRHLMQMFNLSESLIYYINALHSNGAVLSRLRNHAEKEHFSAEVLGLIDDLIIENHQCYKQAEIYSNVFSGLIDARGNLMNNSMNNLLRKLTLINVVFLPLNLIASVGGMSEFSMMTAGTPWWVSYPLLMVAMGVGAGLMVVGLKRLAGGAGGV; from the coding sequence ATGATCCAGCGCTTTGAACTGATCGAGGGGAAACTGTGCAAGGCGGACAAGGACGACGCTGCAATCATGCTGTTCAACAACCCGGACGCGGCCGAACGCGAGTGGCTGCGCGAGCAGCACAAGCTCGATGAGCACGCCCTGGCCTCGGCGCTCGACCCGGATGAAGTCTCACGCATCGAGTTTCACCCCGATAATCTGTTCCTGATCTGGAAACGCCCGGAGAACTACTCGGGCGGCGGCAGCCTGATGTTCGAAGTGGCCTCCTGCGGGTTGTTGTTTTCACCTGGACGCCTGCTGGTGATCGCCACGGATGACACCTCACTGGCGGGGCTCGGCGCACGCCGGCCGTTGCATACGCCGCTGGACGTGCTGCTGGATCTGCTGCTTAACAATATTCACCACTACTTGGGCCATCTCAAGGTGATCAAGCTGGTCGCGCGGGAGTTGCAGCAACAGTTCAACGCGTCGATGAGCAACCGGCACCTGATGCAGATGTTTAACCTCAGCGAGAGTTTGATCTATTACATCAACGCGCTGCACAGCAATGGCGCGGTGTTGTCGCGGTTGCGCAACCACGCGGAAAAGGAGCATTTCAGCGCCGAGGTGCTGGGGTTGATCGATGACCTGATCATCGAGAACCACCAGTGCTACAAGCAGGCGGAGATCTACTCCAACGTGTTTTCCGGGCTGATCGATGCACGCGGCAACCTGATGAACAACAGCATGAACAACCTGTTGCGCAAGCTGACGTTGATCAACGTGGTGTTCCTGCCGCTCAACCTGATCGCCAGCGTGGGCGGGATGTCGGAGTTCAGCATGATGACAGCGGGCACGCCGTGGTGGGTGTCGTACCCGCTGTTGATGGTGGCGATGGGAGTTGGCGCGGGGTTGATGGTGGTGGGGCTTAAACGCTTAGCGGGTGGGGCGGGCGGGGTGTGA
- a CDS encoding RimK family protein — MSAVQGHWREVSEQNVAATITSNGYFSVASKGSSQVVIIVERKEDWASYFPSEDIVTAQEYLEQTRESETGKRVQVINLCRSYKYLGHGYYCSLLAEARGHKVIPSVRTISELTKKSLYGLSLDDLDKTLDKALSHHFYSNTEGFTLTLYFGRTNIEPLQELARQLFETFPCPILLVEFRKHNGWHIDGVKSGVLHKLRDDQEDQFAHALDNFSRKIWRQPRSRRLARYDLAILHDPQEQLPPSNARALENFVRVGKGLGIDVELIERKDYSRLAEYDALLIRETTSVDNHTYRFAKKAESEGLVVMDDPASILRCTNKVYLTDLLNSHQLGMPATEILYKERPEDFERVGERLGFPLVLKIPDGCFSRGVIKVESQEALLKATAELFEHSVLLLAQEFFYTEYDWRIGVLNRKPIFACQYFMSKGHWQIYNHKAIGQDINGECRTLAVHEAPKAVVDLAVKTANLIGDGLYGVDLKQSGDKVVVIEVNDNPNMDAGIEDAYLQDDLYALVLEEFVRRLELKRQGQGW, encoded by the coding sequence ATGTCAGCGGTACAAGGTCATTGGCGTGAAGTATCCGAGCAAAACGTCGCGGCGACAATAACTTCCAACGGTTATTTTTCGGTTGCAAGCAAAGGTTCCAGCCAAGTGGTGATCATTGTCGAACGCAAGGAAGATTGGGCCTCTTACTTCCCCAGCGAAGACATCGTGACCGCCCAGGAATACCTTGAGCAAACCCGTGAAAGCGAGACGGGCAAGCGTGTGCAGGTGATCAACCTGTGCCGCAGCTACAAGTACCTGGGCCACGGCTACTACTGCTCGTTGTTGGCCGAAGCGCGTGGGCACAAGGTGATTCCGTCGGTACGCACCATCAGTGAACTGACTAAAAAGTCGCTGTATGGCTTGTCACTGGACGACCTGGATAAAACCCTCGATAAAGCCTTGAGTCATCACTTTTACAGCAATACCGAAGGTTTTACTCTGACACTTTATTTTGGTCGAACCAATATAGAGCCACTGCAAGAGTTGGCCCGCCAGTTATTTGAAACCTTCCCGTGCCCGATCTTGTTAGTTGAGTTTCGCAAACACAATGGCTGGCATATCGACGGGGTCAAGTCCGGCGTGTTGCACAAGTTGCGCGATGACCAGGAAGACCAGTTCGCCCACGCCCTCGACAACTTCAGCCGCAAGATCTGGCGCCAACCGCGCTCACGCCGCTTGGCGCGTTATGACCTGGCGATTCTTCACGACCCACAGGAGCAACTGCCACCGTCCAATGCCCGCGCCCTGGAGAACTTCGTGCGGGTCGGCAAAGGGCTGGGCATCGATGTGGAGCTGATCGAGCGCAAGGATTATTCGCGCCTGGCCGAGTACGACGCCTTGCTGATCCGTGAGACCACCAGTGTTGATAACCACACCTACCGTTTTGCCAAAAAAGCCGAAAGCGAAGGCCTGGTGGTGATGGACGACCCGGCGTCGATCCTGCGTTGCACCAACAAGGTTTACCTCACCGACCTGCTCAATAGCCATCAACTGGGCATGCCCGCTACCGAGATTCTCTACAAGGAGCGACCGGAAGATTTCGAACGGGTCGGTGAGCGCCTGGGTTTCCCGCTGGTGTTGAAGATCCCCGACGGTTGCTTCTCGCGCGGCGTGATCAAGGTGGAAAGCCAGGAAGCCCTGCTCAAAGCCACCGCCGAGTTGTTCGAACATTCGGTGCTGTTGCTGGCCCAGGAGTTTTTCTACACCGAATACGACTGGCGCATTGGCGTGCTCAACCGCAAGCCGATCTTCGCCTGCCAGTACTTCATGTCCAAGGGCCATTGGCAGATTTATAACCACAAGGCCATCGGCCAGGACATCAACGGCGAATGCCGCACCCTGGCGGTCCACGAAGCGCCCAAGGCGGTGGTGGACCTGGCGGTGAAAACCGCCAACCTGATCGGCGACGGCCTCTACGGTGTCGACCTCAAGCAGTCCGGCGACAAAGTGGTGGTGATCGAGGTGAACGACAACCCCAACATGGACGCCGGTATCGAAGACGCTTATCTGCAAGACGACCTGTATGCACTGGTGCTGGAGGAGTTCGTACGGCGGCTGGAGTTGAAACGCCAGGGCCAGGGCTGGTGA
- a CDS encoding GNAT family N-acetyltransferase/peptidase C39 family protein, which translates to MALFFRVATPADVPELVALEQHCFTTDRLSPRSFQWMISRAHGQLLVAENDRQLLGYALVLFHRGTSLARLYSIAIAEHARGMGLGKQLLTRIEACAVQHDCAYLRLEVRTDNPGALALYERNGYRRFALINDYYEDHSPALRLEKRILQHQVARPQSVPYYQQTTDFTCGAACLLMAMGALLPGRVAGRREELQIWREATTVFMTAGHGGCSPQGLALAAWRRGFRVRMQVNVCGPLFLDGVRDQHKKDVMRLVHEAFEEELAGSDVEQLLGGPLDLPQVLQAGGQPLVLISSYRLTRSKSPHWVMVTDCDEEFVYLHDPDVDHSQHRQPLDCQHLPVSHGEFERMCRFGNNKLRAAVVLFMPPA; encoded by the coding sequence ATGGCTCTTTTCTTTCGCGTTGCAACCCCCGCTGATGTGCCCGAATTGGTCGCGCTGGAACAGCACTGTTTCACCACCGACCGGCTCTCGCCGCGCAGTTTCCAGTGGATGATCAGCCGCGCCCATGGCCAGTTGCTGGTGGCGGAAAATGATCGGCAGTTGCTCGGTTATGCCCTGGTGCTGTTCCATCGCGGCACTTCGCTGGCGCGCCTGTACTCCATCGCCATCGCCGAGCACGCGCGCGGCATGGGCTTGGGCAAGCAATTGCTCACGCGCATCGAGGCCTGCGCCGTGCAACATGACTGCGCCTACCTGCGCCTGGAGGTGCGCACCGACAACCCCGGCGCCCTGGCGCTGTACGAGCGCAACGGCTACCGCCGTTTTGCCCTCATCAATGACTATTACGAAGACCACAGCCCGGCCCTGCGCCTGGAAAAACGCATCCTCCAGCACCAGGTCGCACGCCCGCAGAGCGTGCCGTATTACCAACAGACCACTGACTTCACCTGTGGCGCCGCGTGCCTGCTGATGGCCATGGGCGCGTTGCTGCCGGGGCGCGTGGCCGGGCGGCGCGAAGAACTGCAGATCTGGCGCGAGGCCACCACCGTGTTCATGACCGCAGGCCACGGCGGCTGCAGCCCGCAAGGTTTGGCATTGGCGGCCTGGCGCCGAGGTTTCAGGGTGCGTATGCAGGTGAACGTGTGCGGGCCGTTGTTTCTCGATGGCGTACGCGACCAGCACAAAAAGGACGTGATGCGCTTGGTACACGAGGCGTTTGAAGAGGAACTGGCCGGCAGCGACGTCGAGCAGTTGCTGGGCGGCCCGCTGGATTTACCCCAGGTATTGCAGGCCGGCGGGCAGCCGCTGGTGCTGATCAGCAGCTACCGCCTCACCCGTTCCAAGTCGCCGCACTGGGTGATGGTCACCGACTGTGACGAAGAGTTCGTCTACCTGCATGACCCCGATGTGGACCACAGCCAGCATCGCCAGCCCCTGGACTGCCAGCATCTGCCGGTCAGCCATGGGGAGTTCGAGCGCATGTGTCGTTTTGGCAATAACAAACTGCGCGCTGCGGTTGTGCTGTTTATGCCACCTGCTTGA